The window TATATGATCTTGAGAATAGACCAAGGGCTATATGTTGGAAGAATTGTTTATAGTTGATAAAAGTTCATATTTGACTGGTAATGTTACTATTAGTGGCTCAAAGAATGCAAGTCTGCCGGTTTTAGCTGCAACTATTTTGGCGGAAGGTGCCTATGAGATAGACAATGTCCCTGATCTGTTAGACGTACAAAATATATTATATTTATTAAATGATCTAGGTTGTTCCTCTAAAAGAATAGGCCATAAGGTAGTAATAGAAAGTAATTACAGTGAAAATTATGTTGCTTCATATGAGTTGGTAAGAAAAATGAGAGCCTCAATTTTGGTTTTGGCTCCTTTATTGGCTAAAAGAAGAAGAGCAAAGGTGTCCCTGCCAGGTGGTTGTGCAATAGGGGAGAGGCCAATTGATCAGCATATAAAAGCACTTAAAATGATGGGTGCAAACATTGATATAAAACATGGTTATATAGTAGCTGAGTGTAAAAGATTAAAAGGAACAGATGTTTTTTTAGATGTAAGTACAGTTACTGGAACAGAAAATATTATAATGGCTGCGGTATTAGCAAAAGGTAAAACTGTCATACAGAATGCTGCACAAGAACCTGAAGTAATAGATTTATGTGGTTTTTTAAAAAAGATGGGGGCTAATATTTCTGGTGAGGGGAGTAAAATAATAGAGATTATAGGCGTGGATTCCTTAAGCCCAACTAATTATAATATTACATATGATAGGATTGAAGCAGGAACATTTATCTGCATTGTAGGTGCAGCCTCAGGTGAAATAATTATAAAAAAAACTCCCATAAATTATATGAAAATTGTATTAGAGAAATTAGCTGAAACTGGGATATCTATTGATATTATTGATAGTGAAACTATTAGAGTAAAATCAGAGAAAAGATTAAGGGCGGTGGATATCACAACACAACCCTATCCAGGTTTTCCAACAGATTTACAGGCACCATTTATGGGTTTAATGATTGCATCAGAGGGTATTTCTGTTATAACAGAAGATATATTTGAAAATAGATTTATGCATATAGCAGAGTTTAAGAGAATGGGTGCAAATATTATTTTAAGAAATAGATCTGCTATAATAAGGCCTTCAAGAAAATTAACTGGAACAGATGTTAATGCAACAGACTTGAGGGCAGGTGCAGGTTTAGTTGTAGCAGCTTTACAAGCAGAGGGCCAGAGTAGGATTCATAACATTGCCTATATTGATAGGGGTTATGAATATTTTGAAAGAAAATTGCAAAATATTGGTGTAAATATAAAAAGAATAAGGAAGGAAATAAAATAGAACAATTAAGATTAGCAATACCTGTAGGGAGATTATCTGAAGAGGTTGTAAATTTATTTTCAAATAAAGGCTTGTTAAATAAAGAAGTGATCAAACTGTCAGGTCGTAAACTTGTTTTTGAAGACCAGAAGAATAATCTCATTCTATTATTTATTAGAAATAAAGATGTTCCAGTTTACGTAGAGTACGGTGCGTGTGATATAGGTGTTGTTGGTAAAGATATACTCCTTGAATTAGAGTCAGATGTTTATGAGTTATATGACCTACAATTGGGCAAATGTAAGATATGTGTTGCTGGATTAAAAGAAGGTGTGTTTAAATATAAGGCAGGTATGAGAGTTGCCACAAAATACCCAAATATAACTAAAAAGTTCTTCATGAAGAAAGGTTATTCTATAGATGCAATTGAATTATATGGTTCAATTGAGGTTGCCCCACTGTTGGGTTTGTCAGATTTAATAGTTGACTTAGTTTCAACGGGTGAAACATTGAGGAAGAATGGTTTGACTATAGCCGAGATAATTTGCCTTTCAACTGCTAGACTAATAGCTAATAAAAATTTGACTAGGATAAAATTTGAGAGAATAAGAGAATTGTTAAATTATTTATGTTACTAAGATGTATAACCGGTTTTATTATATTTTTTATATTGGGTAGTAACCTGCTATTCGCTGCAACAATCACTAAAGTAAAGGTTGTGGGCAATAAAAGAATATCAGATAATAAGGTTTTGGAATATGCAGTTAAACCAAACACAGAGTTTAGTTTTGATTTAATTGATAAATCGATTAAGAAGATGTATGCATCAGGTTATTTCTATGATATAAAAGTTGATCTCTCAGTAGAAGGTGAGGATTTGGTTTTAACATATATAGTTAAAGAAAAGCCCTATGTAAATAGTATATATTTTGAAGGTAACAAAGAATTATCATCTGACAAATTGGTTGCTATAATATCTCTTAAAGGTGGTGATATACTTGATTTTAAAAAAATAAATAAAGCCATAGAGGAGATCAGAAAGGAATATGAGAATAAGAGCTATTATAATGTAGATATTTCTTATGATATTGAGGAAGCGGCTAATGGAGACGTTGATGTTGTTTTTTCTATAGATGAAGGATCTAAGGCTATGGTTGAAAAGATTACCTTTCTGGGTAATAAAGAGATTGATAATAAAAGGCTTAAAAAAGTTATTGCAACCAAAGAAAAATGGTTTTTGTCATGGTTAACCGGTAGTGGTCATTTAAAAAGGGAAGATTTGATGTTAGACAGGGATAGGATTAGAAATGAATACTACAATAATGGTTTTATTAAAGTTCAGGTAGGCGAACCAGAAGTTAAAGTACATAAAAAGGAGAACTATTTAGAGGTTATTTTTAGAATTCAAGAGGGCCCACAATATAAGGTAGGTGAAATATCATTTGAAGGCAATGAACATTTAACAAATGAGGAATTAGAAAAAAGAATAGAACTCAAAAGTGGTGATATCTTTGGCAGTCAAGTTTTTAGAAATGATATTGAAAGATTAACTAAAGCTTTTACAGCGATAGGGTATGCATTTGCCAATGTTAACCCAAAGACATATATTGATGACAATACCAGAACAGTTGATATAACATATTCAATTGAAGAGAATAGACTAGTAAAGATTAATAGAATAATTATTGAGGGCAATGTTAAAACAAGGGATAGAGTCATAAGAAGGGAATTAAAAATTGTAGAGGGCGAAACTTATAGTAGTGAAAAAATTGAGCTTTCTAAGAAAGCCTTAGAAAGATTAGACTATTTTGAAGAGGTTAACTTTATCGAAGAGCCTCTTCAGTTAGATAAAATAGATTTAAAAATAAATGTTAAAGAAAAATCTACTGGAACATTTACAGTAGGAGCTGGTTTTTCAACGCTTGATGGTATTGTTGGATTGTTTCAAATTAGGCAGAGTAATTTATTTGGTTTGGGTTATTCAGCAAGGTTAACTGGTGAGCTTGGGACAGAACGTTCAAGGTTTATTATAAACTTTACAAATTCTTGGCTCTTTGATAAACCAATCACATTTGGAGTAGATGTATTTAGATGGGAAGATGAGTATTTTGATTACGATGAAAGGATAACGGGTGCAGCTGTTAGATTAGGACACCCAATTATAGGTAGAAAATTATATATTATTTATAGGTTAGCCTATGAACAATTTCATATCTCTGATATTGAGGAAGAGGCTTCTTGGGAGATAAAGAAATTTAGAGGGGATATGTCAACTATAAGTATAGCTCCTACAATTGAGTGGAATACTATTGATTTTCCAGCTGATCCAAGCAAGGGAAATCAGACAAAACTTATGTTAAAATATGCTGGGTTTGGTGGTGATAGTGAGTTTATTAAAGCTGTTTTTTCATCGAAACAATATCAACCACTATTTTGGAAGTTTGTAGGAATGGTTAATGGAGAGATTGGTTATATTAAGGAGTTTAATGATAAAGAAATACCACTAAATGAAAGATTTTATTTAGGTGGTATGCATTCAGTAAGGGGTTATGAATATGGAGAAATTTCACCAGAGGATGAGTCAGGGTTTGAATATGGAGGTGATAAATATTTACTATTTAATGCAGAGGCAGTATTTCCAATATCAGAGGAAATAAATTTGAAAGGAGTTGTCTTTTTTGATGCAGGTAATGTGTGGGAAGATGGGGAGTCTATTTTATCATCAGATTTAAAGAGATCTGTTGGTGCGGGTATTAGATGGAGAAGTCCTTTTGGACCTATTAGAGTGGAATATGGTATTAAACTTGACAAAGAGCATGATGAGTCAAGAGGCAGGTTAGATTTTTCTGTTGGTGGTATGTTTTAATTTGGTTTTAAAAGAAATTTTTACAGGAGGTTAGTATGAAAAGGATATTTTTAACGTCAATGTTGATTATTTTTGCTATAACTGTAATACCGCTACATGCAGATGTTAAGGTTGGGGTTGCAAACCTGCAAAGGGCATTAGATGAGAGCGAGGCAGGCAAACAGGCAGTAGAAAAAATGAAGGAGTTTTTTCAAGAAAAGCAAAAAGAGATTAATAGGCGTAAAGCTGAATTAGCTCAGTTGAAAGAAGAGATAACTAATCAAAGTTCTCTATTAACTGAAGAAGCTAAAAAAGATAAAATGTCTACCTATCAAGATAGGATGAAGGAGTTACAGAGATTTATTCAAGATTCTAATGAAGAGATGAGGAAAAAAGAGAGTGAATATGTAAGTAAGATTGCCAGGGAATTGAGAGACGTTGTAAAAGAATTGGGAAGGGAATTAGGTTATGATTTAATTATAGAGGCAGATCAAGGTGGTGTACTGTATAATTCTAATATGGTGGATATTACTGGTAAAGTTATAGAGCGATATAATAGAAAATGGAAAGCTAAGGATTAGTTATAATTAAGTTTATAAACAAAGGGGGATATTGATGGATATTGATGAAATTCTCTCAATTTTACCACATAGATATCCATTTCTATTTATAGATAAGATAGTCGAATTGACAGATGAAAGAATTGTTGCATTAAAAAATGTTACTATTAATGAGCCATTTTTTTCAGGTCATTTTCCTAATAATCCTATAATGCCAGGTGTGATAATGGTAGAGGCTGTTGCACAAGCTGGTGGTCTATTTGCCTCACAATTTTATAGGGATAAATCATTTAACAACTATCAGCTTTTTTTAATGGGGCTAGACAAGGTTAGGTTCAGGAAGGTTGTTAGACCTGGAATGACTTTAAAAATAGTAG is drawn from Deferribacterota bacterium and contains these coding sequences:
- the murA gene encoding UDP-N-acetylglucosamine 1-carboxyvinyltransferase, with amino-acid sequence MLEELFIVDKSSYLTGNVTISGSKNASLPVLAATILAEGAYEIDNVPDLLDVQNILYLLNDLGCSSKRIGHKVVIESNYSENYVASYELVRKMRASILVLAPLLAKRRRAKVSLPGGCAIGERPIDQHIKALKMMGANIDIKHGYIVAECKRLKGTDVFLDVSTVTGTENIIMAAVLAKGKTVIQNAAQEPEVIDLCGFLKKMGANISGEGSKIIEIIGVDSLSPTNYNITYDRIEAGTFICIVGAASGEIIIKKTPINYMKIVLEKLAETGISIDIIDSETIRVKSEKRLRAVDITTQPYPGFPTDLQAPFMGLMIASEGISVITEDIFENRFMHIAEFKRMGANIILRNRSAIIRPSRKLTGTDVNATDLRAGAGLVVAALQAEGQSRIHNIAYIDRGYEYFERKLQNIGVNIKRIRKEIK
- the hisG gene encoding ATP phosphoribosyltransferase, producing MPVGRLSEEVVNLFSNKGLLNKEVIKLSGRKLVFEDQKNNLILLFIRNKDVPVYVEYGACDIGVVGKDILLELESDVYELYDLQLGKCKICVAGLKEGVFKYKAGMRVATKYPNITKKFFMKKGYSIDAIELYGSIEVAPLLGLSDLIVDLVSTGETLRKNGLTIAEIICLSTARLIANKNLTRIKFERIRELLNYLCY
- the bamA gene encoding outer membrane protein assembly factor BamA, whose translation is MLLRCITGFIIFFILGSNLLFAATITKVKVVGNKRISDNKVLEYAVKPNTEFSFDLIDKSIKKMYASGYFYDIKVDLSVEGEDLVLTYIVKEKPYVNSIYFEGNKELSSDKLVAIISLKGGDILDFKKINKAIEEIRKEYENKSYYNVDISYDIEEAANGDVDVVFSIDEGSKAMVEKITFLGNKEIDNKRLKKVIATKEKWFLSWLTGSGHLKREDLMLDRDRIRNEYYNNGFIKVQVGEPEVKVHKKENYLEVIFRIQEGPQYKVGEISFEGNEHLTNEELEKRIELKSGDIFGSQVFRNDIERLTKAFTAIGYAFANVNPKTYIDDNTRTVDITYSIEENRLVKINRIIIEGNVKTRDRVIRRELKIVEGETYSSEKIELSKKALERLDYFEEVNFIEEPLQLDKIDLKINVKEKSTGTFTVGAGFSTLDGIVGLFQIRQSNLFGLGYSARLTGELGTERSRFIINFTNSWLFDKPITFGVDVFRWEDEYFDYDERITGAAVRLGHPIIGRKLYIIYRLAYEQFHISDIEEEASWEIKKFRGDMSTISIAPTIEWNTIDFPADPSKGNQTKLMLKYAGFGGDSEFIKAVFSSKQYQPLFWKFVGMVNGEIGYIKEFNDKEIPLNERFYLGGMHSVRGYEYGEISPEDESGFEYGGDKYLLFNAEAVFPISEEINLKGVVFFDAGNVWEDGESILSSDLKRSVGAGIRWRSPFGPIRVEYGIKLDKEHDESRGRLDFSVGGMF
- a CDS encoding OmpH family outer membrane protein; protein product: MKRIFLTSMLIIFAITVIPLHADVKVGVANLQRALDESEAGKQAVEKMKEFFQEKQKEINRRKAELAQLKEEITNQSSLLTEEAKKDKMSTYQDRMKELQRFIQDSNEEMRKKESEYVSKIARELRDVVKELGRELGYDLIIEADQGGVLYNSNMVDITGKVIERYNRKWKAKD
- the fabZ gene encoding 3-hydroxyacyl-ACP dehydratase FabZ, producing the protein MDIDEILSILPHRYPFLFIDKIVELTDERIVALKNVTINEPFFSGHFPNNPIMPGVIMVEAVAQAGGLFASQFYRDKSFNNYQLFLMGLDKVRFRKVVRPGMTLKIVVNLIKRKKDAWRMKGVVYNNTNDIVCELEFIAMMTKKE